The following coding sequences lie in one Thermosulfuriphilus ammonigenes genomic window:
- a CDS encoding protein phosphatase CheZ, with protein MNREEISQVIEEAIARSLDRLFEERMQAYLQKVVEGEFYKELVFEMKKRIDDVYRSINEFKKALSQLRDSADTANTMFGEASDQLEEIVKATETATVKIMDVAEKDQELLTRARELVSQLENGSTANELKKIIDELYQDTLEIITACAFQDITGQRVKKVVNAIQTVEAKLLELLVETGVKIKEKQEGVTPELEQKAQQAMDLLKGPDGKVSQDDVDSLLEELGL; from the coding sequence ATGAACCGGGAGGAAATCAGCCAGGTCATCGAGGAGGCCATCGCCCGAAGTCTAGATCGCCTCTTTGAGGAAAGGATGCAGGCCTATCTTCAGAAGGTTGTCGAAGGCGAGTTCTATAAAGAACTGGTCTTTGAGATGAAAAAGCGCATCGATGATGTCTATCGCAGCATCAATGAATTTAAGAAGGCTCTCAGCCAGCTCCGGGATTCAGCCGACACAGCCAACACAATGTTTGGTGAGGCATCAGATCAGCTGGAAGAAATAGTCAAGGCCACCGAGACGGCCACCGTAAAGATAATGGACGTGGCCGAAAAAGATCAAGAACTTCTGACCCGGGCCCGAGAACTGGTCTCCCAGTTAGAAAACGGCTCCACGGCCAACGAACTAAAGAAAATTATCGACGAACTCTACCAGGACACCCTGGAGATAATTACAGCCTGCGCCTTTCAGGACATAACCGGGCAACGAGTGAAAAAGGTGGTCAACGCCATCCAGACGGTGGAGGCCAAACTTCTCGAGCTTTTGGTAGAGACCGGGGTAAAGATCAAAGAGAAACAGGAGGGAGTCACCCCCGAACTGGAGCAGAAGGCCCAACAAGCCATGGATCTCCTCAAAGGACCTGATGGGAAGGTCTCCCAGGATGACGTTGACTCTCTTCTTGAGGAGTTAGGGCTTTAA
- a CDS encoding M24 family metallopeptidase, which produces MTTVAPEEIARRLEKFREALAREQIDLAIVRTPVNLLYLSGSIQDGHLIISPEREPLYLVWRVPERARSESPIEVWSIKSFKELPHLIALADLPSPRRLGLEFRLPHSQILLYQRLFPQAEICDISHSLRLLRACKSPWELERLRQAGKQLAEVVAEVPRILREGMTELELAAELEARLRRRGHPGYLRMHGWNQEIHFGHILFGPSGTVSAYVNMPSGGYGPNYALPHGAGWQRLRRQEPLSIDLAGCVEGYMVDQTRLFALEGLPSKALAAYDLVEEIMHMVEEHLRPGEFCEAIYHLALKRIEASPWAEGFMGLGSAKVSFLGHGIGLEIDEYPFLAKSSPFVLEAGMVVAVEPKIHLPDIGLVGLEDTFVVTEAGPERLTLSERGPKIIPI; this is translated from the coding sequence ATGACCACTGTAGCACCAGAAGAGATAGCCCGACGGCTCGAAAAGTTCAGAGAGGCCCTGGCCAGGGAACAGATTGATCTGGCCATTGTTCGGACCCCGGTTAATCTTCTCTATCTTAGTGGCTCCATCCAGGATGGTCATCTGATCATCTCTCCGGAACGAGAGCCTCTTTATCTCGTCTGGCGTGTTCCAGAGAGAGCCAGAAGCGAAAGCCCCATAGAGGTCTGGTCCATAAAAAGCTTTAAAGAACTCCCCCATCTGATCGCTTTGGCTGATCTACCCTCTCCTCGTCGCTTGGGCCTTGAATTTCGGCTTCCTCATAGCCAGATACTTCTTTATCAACGTCTTTTTCCCCAGGCCGAGATCTGCGATATAAGCCACTCCCTTCGCCTATTGCGGGCCTGCAAAAGTCCCTGGGAGTTAGAACGTCTTCGGCAGGCAGGGAAACAGCTGGCCGAGGTAGTAGCGGAGGTGCCCCGGATACTCCGGGAGGGGATGACCGAACTTGAGCTGGCCGCTGAGCTTGAAGCCAGGCTTCGTCGCCGGGGTCATCCGGGATATCTGCGAATGCATGGCTGGAACCAGGAGATACACTTTGGCCACATTCTTTTTGGCCCTTCGGGAACAGTTTCGGCCTATGTGAATATGCCCTCTGGTGGATACGGGCCAAACTACGCCCTCCCTCATGGGGCCGGCTGGCAGAGGCTAAGACGCCAGGAACCCCTAAGCATTGACCTGGCCGGATGTGTCGAGGGGTACATGGTAGATCAGACCAGACTTTTCGCCCTTGAGGGTTTACCCTCCAAGGCCTTGGCCGCTTACGATCTGGTAGAAGAAATCATGCATATGGTAGAAGAGCACCTTCGCCCCGGAGAGTTCTGCGAGGCGATCTATCACCTGGCCCTAAAAAGAATAGAGGCCTCTCCCTGGGCCGAAGGTTTCATGGGGCTTGGTTCAGCCAAGGTCTCCTTCTTGGGACATGGCATCGGTCTGGAGATTGACGAATATCCCTTTTTGGCTAAATCGAGTCCCTTTGTTCTTGAGGCAGGGATGGTGGTTGCCGTGGAGCCCAAAATTCATCTGCCCGATATAGGACTTGTGGGGCTCGAGGACACCTTTGTTGTAACCGAGGCCGGACCAGAAAGACTCACCCTCTCAGAGAGAGGCCCGAAGATAATTCCTATTTGA